Proteins found in one Nostoc sp. NIES-3756 genomic segment:
- a CDS encoding molybdopterin molybdotransferase MoeA, translating to MVSVRDAADIIFNLVKPLDSQQDREIVDLLAANGRILATPVDSPLDFPHWDNSAMDGYAVGYEDVQNSSAEQPVSLEIIEEIPAGYQPKSTLQPGQAARIFTGAVIPKGADTVVMQERTRQEDKDNRVFILTTPQPGEFVRRKASYYQAGTQLLPAGIKLTAAEIAILAASQCPQVKVYRRPRVAILSTGDELVTPDQPLQPGQIVDSNQYALAALVRQIGAEPILLGIVKDNPKALEETITHAVTNADIIISSGGVSVGDYDYVDQILAALGATIHIRSVEMRPGKPLTVATFPQSVIYFGLPGNPAAVLVTFWRFVQPVIKKLSGLVEGWEPGFVKVRSHDELRSDGKRETYIWGRLHLIDGVYEFHKAGGSHSSGNLINLAQTNALAMLPVGKTLISSGEEVLVLQNNF from the coding sequence CAGCAGATATTATTTTTAATTTAGTTAAGCCGTTAGATAGTCAGCAGGATAGAGAAATTGTTGATTTATTAGCAGCAAATGGACGTATTCTTGCCACCCCTGTAGATAGTCCTTTAGATTTTCCTCATTGGGATAATTCAGCGATGGATGGTTACGCAGTAGGTTACGAAGATGTGCAGAACTCCAGCGCCGAACAACCAGTTAGTTTAGAAATTATCGAAGAAATTCCCGCAGGCTATCAACCCAAATCTACACTGCAACCAGGACAAGCCGCACGCATCTTTACAGGTGCAGTTATCCCCAAGGGTGCGGATACTGTAGTCATGCAGGAAAGAACACGCCAGGAAGATAAAGATAATCGCGTGTTTATCTTGACTACACCACAACCTGGGGAATTTGTCAGACGTAAAGCATCCTATTACCAAGCTGGCACACAACTATTACCAGCCGGAATTAAATTAACTGCGGCAGAAATAGCTATTTTAGCTGCGTCTCAATGTCCCCAAGTTAAAGTTTACCGTCGTCCCCGAGTAGCAATTCTCTCTACAGGTGATGAATTAGTCACACCTGATCAACCCTTACAACCAGGACAAATTGTCGATTCTAATCAATATGCTTTAGCCGCTTTAGTCCGTCAAATTGGGGCAGAACCAATATTATTAGGCATTGTTAAAGATAACCCAAAAGCCCTAGAAGAAACTATCACCCACGCCGTAACTAACGCCGATATCATCATTTCTTCGGGTGGCGTTTCTGTTGGTGATTACGACTACGTTGATCAAATTTTAGCTGCATTAGGCGCGACAATTCACATCCGTTCTGTAGAAATGCGCCCAGGCAAACCCCTTACCGTTGCTACCTTCCCCCAGTCCGTTATCTATTTTGGTTTACCAGGAAACCCGGCTGCGGTGTTGGTAACATTTTGGCGATTTGTACAGCCAGTAATTAAGAAACTATCAGGACTAGTGGAGGGTTGGGAACCAGGATTTGTAAAAGTGCGATCGCATGATGAATTGCGATCAGATGGAAAGCGCGAAACTTATATTTGGGGACGCTTGCATTTAATTGATGGAGTCTACGAATTTCACAAAGCTGGTGGAAGTCATAGTTCTGGTAATTTGATTAATTTAGCTCAAACCAATGCTTTAGCAATGCTACCAGTAGGTAAAACATTAATTTCCTCTGGGGAAGAAGTATTAGTTTTACAAAACAATTTTTAA
- a CDS encoding phenylacetate--CoA ligase family protein, with product MTNNELRRTQVIKAWDDFVTTPLASLLETHQQTSDESAVLSLFRDVAANVPAYQAFLAERGIDANTIQSLEDFRQLPAIAKDNYISRYPLTDLCRNGNLSGCDMIAASSGSTGKPTFWPRFFTDELQIATRFEQIFHDSFAADTRRTLAVICFTLGTWVGGMFTTNCCRYLASKGYLITVITPGNNKEEILRVVQELGGNFEQVVLLGYPPFLKDVIDTGIARGVEWQRYQIKLVMAGEVFSEEWRSLVGERMGSQNSCYDSASLYGTADAGVLGNETPLSICIRRFLAQTPEAAKALFGESRLPTLVQYDPVNRFFEVQDGQLLFSGNNGVPLIRYNILDTGGIITYDAMLEFLANWGFNPLETLKSSRGINQLPFVYVFGRSNFTVSYFGANIYPENVTVGLEQTVIQEWVTGKFVLQVKEDTDKNRFLSVVVELAPGVEDSEDKRQAIANSILTQLLRLNSEFANYVPPEYQIPQVALASMGDHEYFPIGVKHRYTRK from the coding sequence ATGACTAACAACGAATTACGCAGAACACAAGTAATTAAAGCCTGGGATGATTTTGTTACTACTCCCTTGGCATCTTTACTGGAAACACATCAGCAAACTTCTGATGAGTCGGCGGTTTTGAGTTTGTTTCGTGATGTGGCTGCTAATGTACCTGCATATCAGGCATTTTTGGCAGAGAGGGGAATTGATGCCAATACTATTCAAAGTTTAGAAGATTTTCGCCAATTACCTGCGATCGCTAAAGATAATTACATTTCTCGTTACCCCTTAACTGATTTGTGCCGTAACGGCAACTTATCCGGTTGCGATATGATAGCGGCTTCCTCTGGTTCCACAGGTAAACCCACATTTTGGCCTCGTTTCTTCACCGATGAGCTGCAAATTGCTACAAGATTTGAGCAAATTTTTCACGATAGCTTTGCTGCTGATACTAGACGCACTCTCGCGGTGATTTGTTTCACCCTTGGCACATGGGTAGGTGGTATGTTTACTACTAACTGCTGTCGCTATCTTGCCAGTAAAGGCTACCTCATCACCGTGATTACACCGGGTAATAATAAGGAAGAAATCTTGCGGGTAGTGCAGGAACTCGGGGGTAATTTTGAGCAAGTGGTATTGTTAGGATATCCACCATTTCTTAAGGATGTGATTGATACAGGCATTGCTCGTGGTGTAGAGTGGCAACGCTATCAAATTAAACTGGTGATGGCGGGGGAAGTATTTAGTGAAGAATGGCGTAGTTTAGTCGGGGAAAGAATGGGTTCCCAAAATTCTTGTTATGACTCAGCCTCGCTTTACGGTACAGCCGATGCAGGCGTGTTGGGTAATGAAACCCCTTTGAGTATTTGCATCCGCCGTTTCTTAGCACAAACTCCTGAAGCTGCTAAAGCTTTATTTGGGGAATCTCGTTTACCGACACTGGTACAGTATGACCCAGTTAACCGCTTTTTTGAAGTGCAAGACGGGCAATTATTATTTTCTGGTAATAACGGTGTTCCTCTCATCCGCTACAACATTTTAGACACTGGGGGAATCATTACTTATGATGCCATGCTTGAGTTTTTAGCAAATTGGGGATTTAACCCTCTAGAAACTCTCAAATCCTCCAGAGGTATTAATCAACTACCATTTGTCTACGTTTTCGGACGTTCTAACTTTACAGTCTCCTATTTTGGAGCCAATATTTACCCAGAGAATGTCACAGTGGGATTAGAACAAACAGTTATCCAAGAGTGGGTAACAGGTAAATTCGTTTTACAGGTGAAAGAAGATACTGACAAAAACCGCTTTTTATCTGTAGTTGTAGAATTAGCGCCAGGTGTAGAAGATAGCGAAGATAAACGCCAAGCTATCGCCAATTCAATTCTGACTCAACTTTTGCGGTTAAATAGCGAGTTTGCTAACTATGTCCCTCCAGAATACCAAATACCACAGGTGGCATTAGCATCGATGGGCGATCACGAATATTTCCCCATCGGCGTAAAACATCGTTACACACGAAAATAA
- a CDS encoding serine/threonine-protein kinase has product MQVYCSKQHANHGSNRFCTHCGEALPLAVQQIIDNRYRIIRQLGQGGFGRTYLAEDIKKANQPFVVKEFAPQVEQKEDLQKAKELFEREANVLKRLQHSQIPRFHGSLQAKIGTKDFFFLVQDYVEGDNYWQLLEQRQSQGKAFTEQEIITLLQQILPVLSYIHSQNVVHRDISPDNLICRRADNLPILIDFGGVKQLPASQGLWLTKLAGNNTILGKKGYAPEEQLRQGKVFISSDLYSLGVTALVLLTGKEPQQLYDSYQGIWRWGREIKVSRQLETVLKKMLAYKPSDRYQSAAQILNDLPAPLGVTKPPSTHLTKIKTMVVSPGRKATVLAGKLQRQTQAASQKLPLPIWLRPFAISFGVTGLIVLTGAGTFALVNSVVRGVSSISLPSISLPELPSLPNPLAQPVGDKNKTSSGEILNRRQQLEIPERFFIQTVDSLFYAQKPQLKGRSLTSKAEDAPLREEWHIVAGDFLNKIEQANLSTASRRKLGSYTQRDYENWRRQARSGQLGNYTINDLNTDTNQKFDKLFPNQRRGKLNQQTFGQIWYAIADDQVSKARSGK; this is encoded by the coding sequence ATGCAGGTTTATTGCAGTAAGCAACACGCAAATCATGGCAGTAATCGTTTTTGTACCCACTGCGGTGAAGCTTTGCCGCTTGCTGTGCAGCAAATTATAGATAATCGCTATCGGATTATACGTCAACTAGGACAGGGTGGTTTTGGACGGACTTATTTAGCTGAAGATATCAAAAAGGCTAATCAACCTTTTGTAGTCAAGGAATTTGCACCCCAAGTAGAACAAAAAGAAGACTTACAAAAAGCAAAGGAGTTGTTTGAGAGAGAAGCCAATGTCCTCAAAAGACTCCAGCATTCTCAAATTCCTCGTTTTCACGGTTCTTTACAAGCAAAAATTGGTACTAAGGATTTCTTCTTTTTAGTCCAAGACTATGTAGAGGGTGACAACTACTGGCAACTTTTAGAACAGCGTCAAAGTCAAGGAAAAGCTTTTACAGAACAGGAAATAATCACTTTACTGCAACAAATTTTACCTGTTTTATCTTATATTCACTCTCAAAATGTCGTTCACCGCGATATTTCACCTGATAACTTAATTTGTCGTCGTGCTGATAATCTACCTATTCTCATCGACTTTGGTGGGGTAAAACAGTTACCTGCTTCTCAAGGTTTATGGTTAACTAAGTTGGCTGGCAATAATACTATTTTAGGTAAAAAAGGTTACGCTCCAGAGGAGCAACTAAGACAAGGGAAAGTATTTATAAGCAGCGATTTATACTCTTTAGGTGTTACGGCGTTAGTATTGCTGACAGGTAAAGAGCCGCAACAATTATACGATAGCTATCAGGGTATATGGCGTTGGGGTAGAGAAATTAAAGTTAGTAGACAACTGGAAACAGTGTTAAAAAAGATGCTAGCTTATAAACCCAGCGATCGCTATCAAAGTGCAGCACAAATCCTCAATGATTTACCCGCGCCTCTAGGGGTGACTAAGCCACCATCTACCCACCTGACTAAGATTAAAACAATGGTAGTTTCTCCTGGGCGGAAAGCAACAGTTCTAGCTGGGAAACTCCAGCGCCAGACTCAAGCCGCCAGCCAAAAGTTACCTTTACCTATCTGGCTACGTCCTTTTGCTATTAGCTTTGGGGTAACAGGCTTAATTGTGTTAACGGGTGCGGGAACGTTTGCTTTAGTAAATTCCGTTGTACGTGGTGTATCTTCAATTTCTTTACCGTCTATTTCTTTACCCGAACTACCATCCTTACCCAACCCTCTGGCGCAGCCAGTCGGCGACAAAAACAAAACTAGTAGCGGTGAAATTCTTAACCGTCGTCAACAGCTAGAAATTCCCGAAAGATTTTTTATCCAAACGGTAGATAGTTTATTTTATGCCCAGAAGCCACAATTAAAAGGACGTAGCTTGACATCTAAGGCGGAAGATGCGCCTTTAAGAGAGGAATGGCACATCGTCGCTGGAGATTTTTTGAATAAAATAGAACAGGCTAACCTCAGTACTGCATCTCGGCGAAAACTAGGAAGCTATACCCAAAGAGATTACGAAAATTGGAGACGACAAGCACGTTCAGGACAACTAGGTAATTACACCATCAACGATCTCAACACAGACACAAATCAAAAATTTGATAAATTGTTTCCCAATCAACGACGTGGGAAACTGAATCAACAAACTTTCGGTCAAATTTGGTATGCGATCGCAGATGATCAAGTAAGTAAAGCCAGATCAGGTAAGTAG
- a CDS encoding serine/threonine-protein kinase — protein MTNLYCSKGHENYPGTRFCLKCGEKLVDNFTTVGIQPGLTLSDRYLIVRQVGQGGFGRTYLAEDINRFRELCILKEFSPQVQTPYVLQKAEELFQREAKVLHKLQHPQIPRFREIFRVNQAGKEYLFLVQDYVEGETYSSLLSYRTQQGLRFTEAEIRQLLLQILPILDYIHSLGVIHRDISPDNLILRSVDKLPVLIDFGGVKQVAVVVASQYYQPGQAPSHPPATLLGKVGFAPPEQMQTGSVSPHSDLYALAVTALVLLTGKQPQELLDTYNLSWQWRREISLSPALGQVLDKMLAPRPGDRYQSAEQVLQALNPVPVYYPPTQPPAPLPVSIPTPIHTTPETVAVSPPPPPLPPPAKSWWTPTKVFLATVLLVGGTGLLWWGVSQGDRNTISVDPTPTPTTSQPTKPIEKYSPEERQRKQRLSDRRQQLGIDSNFYINLVNQIFWDKNPSVRGRTLSDGSEDENLRAEWDATAAQLLDKLTPMSSRARRQLGTYTAAERDRWKVEVNQINVGSRSLYDLGDAAFFQAFPEQKGKNFIDQPIGQVWQAFVSDKLSAILANSAFQKIVFDPGATTKTVSGTLQPAGGKVFIADLAQNQSLELRLQANPKVLLSVYSPSGKIVFLEDSDKRTLSAQLPESGFYEFVVVSTASSSADYRLTLTVENPTPPPEPTPTETPTQTPTPTPSETPTETPTPTPSTTP, from the coding sequence ATGACTAATTTATATTGTTCAAAAGGACACGAGAATTATCCAGGGACTCGGTTCTGTCTTAAGTGTGGTGAGAAGTTAGTGGATAATTTTACAACTGTGGGGATTCAGCCGGGGTTAACTTTAAGCGATCGCTATTTGATTGTACGCCAAGTCGGACAGGGAGGATTTGGGCGTACTTATTTAGCTGAAGATATTAACCGTTTTCGTGAACTGTGTATTTTAAAAGAATTTTCTCCCCAAGTGCAAACACCCTATGTTTTACAAAAAGCAGAGGAATTGTTTCAACGGGAAGCTAAGGTACTTCATAAGCTACAACATCCCCAAATCCCCCGCTTCCGCGAAATATTCCGCGTCAACCAAGCTGGTAAGGAATACTTATTTTTAGTTCAGGATTATGTAGAAGGGGAAACCTATAGTAGTTTGCTAAGTTATCGCACACAGCAAGGCTTACGGTTCACAGAGGCAGAAATTCGGCAACTTTTGCTGCAAATCTTACCCATACTGGATTACATCCATTCTCTAGGCGTAATTCATCGTGATATCTCACCAGATAATCTCATTCTGCGTAGTGTCGATAAACTGCCAGTATTGATTGATTTTGGTGGTGTCAAACAAGTAGCGGTCGTTGTAGCATCTCAATATTATCAACCCGGTCAAGCACCATCTCACCCACCCGCCACTCTTCTGGGTAAAGTGGGATTTGCACCGCCAGAACAAATGCAAACTGGTTCTGTATCTCCTCACAGTGATTTGTATGCTTTAGCCGTTACAGCCCTGGTTTTACTTACAGGTAAACAACCCCAAGAATTACTTGATACCTATAACTTATCTTGGCAGTGGCGACGGGAAATTAGCCTGAGTCCGGCTTTAGGACAAGTATTAGATAAAATGTTAGCTCCTCGTCCTGGCGATCGCTATCAGTCAGCCGAGCAAGTTTTGCAAGCCCTTAACCCAGTACCAGTATATTATCCGCCTACTCAACCACCCGCACCTCTTCCAGTTTCTATCCCTACACCTATTCATACTACGCCGGAAACCGTTGCTGTTTCTCCACCTCCACCCCCTTTACCACCGCCTGCCAAAAGCTGGTGGACACCAACTAAAGTATTTTTAGCCACAGTATTATTAGTAGGTGGTACTGGTTTATTGTGGTGGGGTGTGAGTCAAGGCGATCGCAATACTATATCTGTTGATCCTACACCTACACCAACTACAAGCCAACCCACCAAACCCATAGAAAAATACTCACCAGAAGAACGACAACGCAAACAAAGATTAAGCGATCGTCGTCAACAATTGGGTATAGATTCTAACTTTTATATTAATTTAGTTAATCAAATTTTTTGGGACAAAAACCCCAGTGTCCGAGGCCGAACCCTCAGCGACGGCTCAGAAGATGAGAACTTACGAGCAGAGTGGGATGCAACCGCCGCCCAATTATTAGATAAACTAACACCAATGAGTTCTCGTGCTAGAAGACAGCTTGGTACTTATACTGCCGCAGAACGCGATCGCTGGAAAGTAGAAGTTAATCAAATTAACGTTGGTAGCCGTTCTTTATACGACTTGGGTGATGCAGCTTTCTTCCAAGCCTTTCCAGAACAAAAAGGTAAAAACTTCATTGATCAACCAATTGGGCAGGTTTGGCAAGCTTTTGTCAGTGATAAATTGAGTGCTATCCTTGCAAATAGTGCTTTTCAAAAGATTGTATTCGATCCAGGTGCTACAACTAAAACAGTCAGTGGCACACTACAACCTGCTGGTGGTAAAGTTTTCATTGCCGACTTAGCCCAAAATCAATCATTAGAGTTGCGACTACAAGCAAACCCCAAAGTTTTATTATCTGTCTATTCTCCCTCAGGCAAAATAGTATTTTTAGAAGACTCAGACAAACGCACTTTATCAGCCCAACTCCCAGAATCTGGATTTTATGAGTTTGTTGTCGTTTCCACTGCATCCTCATCCGCAGATTATCGCCTCACCCTCACAGTAGAAAACCCCACCCCACCACCAGAACCAACGCCAACAGAAACCCCTACCCAAACCCCTACTCCAACTCCTAGCGAAACGCCAACAGAAACACCCACGCCTACACCGAGTACAACACCGTAA